The following proteins come from a genomic window of Microtus pennsylvanicus isolate mMicPen1 chromosome 22, mMicPen1.hap1, whole genome shotgun sequence:
- the LOC142840001 gene encoding uncharacterized protein LOC142840001 isoform X1, producing the protein MDLSQKNLYKDVMLETYRNLATIGFIWEDHNTKEHCPFSRRNERIENIQTGEKLSIYIQGGKLLTYDCHLKGNERTHTGEKPYKCNQCGKAFAAQSYVQKHKRTHTGEKPYGCNQCAKAFSQYCSLQYHKRTHTGEKPYECNQCGKAFASYSNLQKHKRTHSGEKPYDCDQCGKAFTTHSNLQKHKRVHTGEKPYKCNHCGKAFSVHSILQTHKRIHTGEKPYGCNQCGKAFSQYCALQCHKRTHTGEKPYECNQCGKAFATQNNLQDHKKTHTGEKHYECNQCGKAFAQYSGLQHHKRTHTGEKPYECNQCGKAFAVNSSLQVHKRTHTGEKPYECNECGKAFATSGNLKVHKRSHHR; encoded by the exons ATGGATCtgtcccagaagaatctctacaaagatgtgatgctggaaacCTACAGGAACCTTGCTACTATAG GATTCATTTGGGAAGATCATAATACTAAAGAACACTGTCCATTTTCTAGAAGaaatgaaag GATTGAAAACATTCAAACTGGAGAGAAACTTTCAATATATATTCAAGGTGGTAAACTCTTGACATATGACTGTCACCTaaaagggaatgaaagaacacatactggagagaagccctataaatgtaatcagtgtggtaaggcctttgcagctcagaGTTAtgttcaaaaacataaaagaacacatactggagagaaaccctatggatgtaatcagtgtgctaaggccttttCACAGTATTGTTctcttcaataccataaaagaacacacactggagaaaagccaTATgagtgtaatcagtgtggtaaggcctttgcatccTATAGTaatcttcaaaagcataaaagaacacatagtggagagaaaccatatgattgtgatcagtgtggtaaggcctttacaACTCATAGTaatcttcaaaagcataaaagagtacatactggagagaaaccctataaatgtaatcactgtggtaaggcCTTTTCAGTTCATAGTATTCTTCAAAcccataaaagaatacatactggagagaaaccctacggatgtaaccagtgtggtaaggccttttcACAGTATTGTGCTCTTCAatgccataaaagaacacacactggagaaaaaccatatgagtgtaatcagtgtggtaaggcctttgcaacgCAAAATAATCTTCAAGATcataaaaaaacacatactggagagaaacactatgaatgtaatcagtgtgggaaggcctttgcaCAGTACAGTGGTCTTCAacaccataaaagaacacataccggagagaagccctatgaatgtaatcagtgtggtaaggcctttgcagtgAACAGTtctcttcaagtgcataaaagaacacacactggagagaaaccctatgaatgtaatgagtgtggcaaGGCATTTGCAACTTCTGGTAATCTTAAAGTGCATAAAAGATCTCACCATAGATAG
- the LOC142840000 gene encoding uncharacterized protein LOC142840000 has product MAVTYDDLHINFTQEEWDLLDPSQKNLYKDVMLETFRNLTTIGYILEDCNTEEHSQCSRRPARIERNQIGEKFSVCSHCAKALSYDTHLLRNEKTHTREKCCEIKQCGKAFAYHSHLQVHERTHTGEKPYEYSQDDKDFVLYNTHQSHKRTHNEEKSYEFNLLGKAFPDHSHLQKNKRTHTGEKPYECNQCGKCFARQDNLQTHKRTHTGEKPYECNQCGKAFAQHCNLQMHKRAHNGEKPYECNQCGKYFARLDCLQLHERTHTGEKPYECNQCGKAFAQRGTLQNHKRTHTGEKPYECNQCGKAFARHSHLQYHKRTHTGEKPYECNQCGKAFARHSHLQYHKRIHTGEKPYECNQCGKAFAQRGTLQMHKRTHTGEKPYECNQCGKTFSQHSILQTHKRTHSGEKPYECHQCGKTFVQHSHLQTHKRTHTGEKPYECH; this is encoded by the exons gcagtgacctatgatgatctACATATCAACTTCACTCaggaagagtgggatttgctggatccttcccagaaaaatctctacaaagatgtgatgctggagaccttcaggaacctcactactatag GGTACATTTTGGAGGACTGTAACACTGAAGAACATAGTCAATGTTCTAGAAGACCTGCAAG gattgaaagaaatcaaattgGAGAGAAATTTTCAGTATGTTCTCACTGTGCTAAAGCCTTGTCTTATGACACTCACCttctaaggaatgaaaaaacacataccagagaaaaatgctgtgaaattaagcaatgtggtaaagcctttgcttatcacagtcatcttcaagtgcatgaaagaacacacactggagagaaaccctatgaatatagTCAAGATGATAAAGACTTTGTTCTTTATAACACTCATCAAagtcataaaagaacacataatgaAGAAAAATCATATGAATTTAATCTGCTTGGTAAGGCCTTTCCtgatcacagtcatcttcaaaagaataaaagaacacatactggagagaaaccctatgaatgtaatcaatgtggtaaatgCTTTGCACGTCAGGATAAtcttcaaacacataaaagaacacatactggagagaaaccctatgaatgtaatcagtgtggtaaggcctttgctcagCACTGtaatcttcaaatgcataaaagagcACATaatggagagaagccctatgaatgtaatcagtgtggtaaataCTTTGCACGTCTGGATTGTCTTCAAttgcatgaaagaacacatactggagagaaaccctatgaatgtaatcagtgtggtaaggcctttgctcaacGTGGtactcttcaaaaccataaaagaacacatactggtgagaaaccctatgaatgtaatcagtgtggtaaggcctttgcacgtcatagtcaccttcaataccataaaagaacacatactggagagaaaccctatgaatgtaatcagtgtggtaaggcctttgcacgtcatagtcaccttcaataccataaaagaatacatactggagagaaaccctatgaatgtaatcagtgtggtaaggcctttgctcaacgtggtactcttcaaatgcataaaagaacacatactggagagaaaccctatgaatgtaatcagtgtggtaagaccTTTTCTCAACACAGTATTCTTCAAacgcataaaagaacacattctggagaaaaaccctatgaatgtcaTCAGTGTGGTAAGACCTTTGTTcaacacagtcatcttcaaacacataaaagaacacatactggagagaaaccctatgaatgtcaTTAA
- the LOC142840001 gene encoding uncharacterized protein LOC142840001 isoform X2, with the protein MDLSQKNLYKDVMLETYRNLATIGFIWEDHNTKEHFESSGRNERTHTGEKPYKCNQCGKAFAAQSYVQKHKRTHTGEKPYGCNQCAKAFSQYCSLQYHKRTHTGEKPYECNQCGKAFASYSNLQKHKRTHSGEKPYDCDQCGKAFTTHSNLQKHKRVHTGEKPYKCNHCGKAFSVHSILQTHKRIHTGEKPYGCNQCGKAFSQYCALQCHKRTHTGEKPYECNQCGKAFATQNNLQDHKKTHTGEKHYECNQCGKAFAQYSGLQHHKRTHTGEKPYECNQCGKAFAVNSSLQVHKRTHTGEKPYECNECGKAFATSGNLKVHKRSHHR; encoded by the exons ATGGATCtgtcccagaagaatctctacaaagatgtgatgctggaaacCTACAGGAACCTTGCTACTATAG GATTCATTTGGGAAGATCATAATACTAAAGAACACT TTGAGTCAAGTGGCA ggaatgaaagaacacatactggagagaagccctataaatgtaatcagtgtggtaaggcctttgcagctcagaGTTAtgttcaaaaacataaaagaacacatactggagagaaaccctatggatgtaatcagtgtgctaaggccttttCACAGTATTGTTctcttcaataccataaaagaacacacactggagaaaagccaTATgagtgtaatcagtgtggtaaggcctttgcatccTATAGTaatcttcaaaagcataaaagaacacatagtggagagaaaccatatgattgtgatcagtgtggtaaggcctttacaACTCATAGTaatcttcaaaagcataaaagagtacatactggagagaaaccctataaatgtaatcactgtggtaaggcCTTTTCAGTTCATAGTATTCTTCAAAcccataaaagaatacatactggagagaaaccctacggatgtaaccagtgtggtaaggccttttcACAGTATTGTGCTCTTCAatgccataaaagaacacacactggagaaaaaccatatgagtgtaatcagtgtggtaaggcctttgcaacgCAAAATAATCTTCAAGATcataaaaaaacacatactggagagaaacactatgaatgtaatcagtgtgggaaggcctttgcaCAGTACAGTGGTCTTCAacaccataaaagaacacataccggagagaagccctatgaatgtaatcagtgtggtaaggcctttgcagtgAACAGTtctcttcaagtgcataaaagaacacacactggagagaaaccctatgaatgtaatgagtgtggcaaGGCATTTGCAACTTCTGGTAATCTTAAAGTGCATAAAAGATCTCACCATAGATAG